One window of the Archangium primigenium genome contains the following:
- a CDS encoding extensin-like protein, with the protein MKKAFEQNVSRAKPRLRLGAFTGVVDPAASEEASEAESAREPEALAEPRLPEADDAPSTAAQDLSAEVRARIERSRAPRPTASEVLDAALRASAEQQARDADVSAVASVASVPAAAPAAAPVARAEPPVHEVEVQTPAPPAPVPAREEMDTHARRERLKERLKAVRENPRPEPLPASVAEAGLRAVERISTLQAELTRFKALNLSLTQDLEVTRRQSEKATEEARLRMDEARRLASEVEGRVKLLADLERELSSLEGERDEALLSLQEARQAMQAAAEERATLESAVVEAKKALADSLSEEERLAGELEIVQEETATLRRTVDTLQGERDVLAQQVASLTAERAELLEARKALEAVHRALSHAVAR; encoded by the coding sequence ATGAAGAAGGCCTTCGAGCAGAACGTGTCCCGTGCCAAGCCGCGCCTGCGGCTGGGCGCCTTCACCGGTGTCGTGGACCCCGCGGCGTCCGAGGAGGCCTCGGAGGCCGAGTCGGCCCGGGAGCCGGAGGCCCTCGCCGAGCCGCGCCTCCCCGAGGCGGACGACGCCCCGAGCACGGCCGCCCAGGACCTGTCCGCCGAGGTGCGCGCCCGCATCGAGCGCTCGCGCGCCCCGCGGCCCACGGCCTCCGAGGTGCTGGACGCCGCCCTGCGCGCCTCCGCCGAGCAGCAGGCGCGTGACGCGGACGTGTCGGCCGTGGCCTCGGTCGCCTCGGTTCCGGCCGCCGCTCCGGCCGCCGCCCCCGTGGCCCGCGCCGAGCCCCCCGTGCACGAGGTGGAGGTGCAGACGCCCGCGCCGCCCGCCCCGGTCCCGGCCCGCGAGGAGATGGACACGCACGCCCGGCGCGAGCGCCTCAAGGAGCGCCTCAAGGCGGTGCGCGAGAACCCCCGCCCCGAGCCCCTGCCGGCCAGCGTCGCCGAGGCGGGCCTGCGCGCCGTGGAGCGCATCTCCACCCTCCAGGCCGAGCTCACCCGCTTCAAGGCCCTCAACCTCTCGCTCACCCAGGACCTGGAAGTCACTCGGCGCCAGTCGGAGAAGGCCACCGAGGAGGCCCGCCTGCGCATGGACGAGGCGCGGCGCCTGGCCAGCGAGGTGGAGGGCCGGGTGAAGCTCCTGGCCGACCTGGAGCGCGAATTGTCCTCGCTGGAGGGCGAGCGCGACGAGGCCCTCCTGTCCCTGCAGGAGGCGCGTCAGGCCATGCAGGCCGCCGCCGAGGAGCGCGCCACCCTGGAGAGCGCCGTGGTCGAGGCCAAGAAGGCCCTCGCCGACAGCCTCTCCGAGGAGGAGCGGCTCGCCGGGGAGCTGGAGATCGTGCAGGAGGAGACCGCCACCCTGCGCCGCACCGTGGACACCCTCCAGGGTGAGCGCGACGTGCTCGCCCAGCAGGTCGCCTCGCTGACCGCCGAGCGCGCCGAGCTGCTCGAGGCCCGCAAGGCGCTCGAGGCCGTGCACCGCGCCCTGAGCCACGCCGTCGCGCGCTAG
- a CDS encoding HEAT repeat domain-containing protein → MSDERPDALLRSALEKIVYFEARAEQLHHELTSTRAELEHLKREVALSEQRELELRSELAQMEVRMGRVGTEREELTRVNQALRTERGQLLGKLLEASRIRASGRPERDEDDEDGLGIDLASFISQLRSEVLERPGQSGPGPKYPWPSAVEAARAPAAAEGVAAPVPVPVPVPVAVPALATVGAPAAGASASSVVQHAWRLQQEGRLAVSAGQLAELSGTGAGDESLFGFSVRELSAPDATSRVRAAERLKALGQPAAAPALASALHAEDTPSVQVALLAAFAEVGKEQGASVVSPLLSSRVPEVRIAALKALLSLSPQEAAPHLAQAVKDPDRGVRRRASLLALGLEGENSRRLGEEAIHDPDVEVRSLAALALGAGSGESARTLLLEALKDSEVRVRRAAAQSLGRILGQDVSAVVELDEGRRRREIRRLATLPVHPVRATLTPRVAPPRAVALAPAPAPAPVAPPKAAPVPTPAAAVAPRPTVRAAPSPVEALCAPLLAEIRVAIRGRSLGELATSIRSTPELAQEALALLVARGSVVRRGHKYFAS, encoded by the coding sequence GTGAGTGACGAGCGTCCGGACGCGCTGCTCAGAAGCGCACTCGAGAAGATTGTCTATTTCGAGGCCCGTGCGGAACAGCTCCATCACGAGCTGACGTCCACGCGCGCGGAGCTGGAGCACCTCAAGCGCGAGGTGGCGCTGTCCGAGCAGCGCGAGCTGGAGCTGCGCAGCGAGCTGGCGCAGATGGAGGTGCGCATGGGCCGCGTGGGCACCGAGCGCGAGGAGCTCACCCGCGTCAACCAGGCCTTGCGCACCGAGCGCGGCCAGCTGCTCGGCAAGCTCCTGGAGGCCAGCCGCATCCGCGCCTCGGGGCGGCCCGAGCGGGACGAAGACGACGAGGACGGGCTGGGGATCGACCTGGCGTCCTTCATCTCCCAGCTGCGCAGCGAGGTGCTCGAGCGGCCCGGACAGTCGGGGCCCGGGCCCAAGTACCCCTGGCCCTCGGCGGTGGAGGCGGCGCGCGCTCCGGCGGCGGCCGAGGGGGTCGCCGCGCCGGTGCCGGTGCCCGTCCCCGTGCCCGTGGCGGTGCCCGCGCTGGCCACGGTGGGCGCGCCGGCGGCCGGGGCGTCGGCCTCGTCCGTGGTGCAGCACGCGTGGCGGCTGCAGCAGGAGGGGCGGCTCGCGGTGAGCGCCGGGCAGCTCGCGGAGCTGTCCGGCACGGGCGCCGGGGACGAGTCGCTGTTCGGCTTCTCCGTGCGCGAGCTGTCCGCGCCGGACGCCACCTCGCGCGTGCGCGCCGCCGAGCGGCTCAAGGCCCTGGGCCAGCCGGCCGCCGCGCCCGCCCTGGCCAGCGCCCTGCACGCCGAGGACACGCCCAGCGTGCAGGTGGCGCTCCTGGCGGCCTTCGCCGAGGTGGGCAAGGAGCAGGGCGCCTCGGTGGTGTCCCCGCTGCTCTCCTCGCGGGTGCCCGAGGTGCGCATCGCCGCGCTCAAGGCGCTGCTGTCGCTCTCGCCCCAGGAGGCCGCGCCGCACCTGGCCCAGGCGGTGAAGGACCCGGACCGGGGCGTGCGCCGGCGCGCCTCGCTCCTGGCGCTCGGCCTGGAGGGGGAGAACTCGCGGCGCCTGGGCGAGGAGGCCATCCACGACCCGGACGTCGAGGTGCGCAGCCTCGCCGCCCTGGCGCTCGGCGCGGGCAGCGGCGAGTCCGCGCGCACCCTGCTGCTCGAGGCCCTCAAGGACTCCGAGGTGCGCGTGCGCCGCGCCGCCGCGCAGAGCCTGGGCCGCATCCTCGGCCAGGACGTGTCCGCGGTGGTGGAGCTGGACGAGGGCCGCCGCCGCCGGGAGATCCGCCGGCTCGCCACGCTGCCCGTGCACCCCGTGCGGGCCACGCTCACGCCCCGGGTGGCGCCCCCGCGCGCCGTCGCGCTCGCCCCGGCACCTGCACCGGCTCCGGTCGCCCCACCCAAGGCCGCCCCCGTGCCTACCCCGGCCGCCGCGGTCGCACCCCGTCCCACCGTGCGCGCCGCCCCCTCGCCCGTGGAAGCGTTGTGTGCTCCCCTGTTGGCGGAAATCCGCGTGGCCATCCGGGGGCGGTCCCTGGGAGAACTGGCCACCAGCATCCGGTCCACGCCCGAATTGGCCCAGGAGGCGCTCGCCCTGTTGGTGGCCAGGGGCTCGGTCGTGCGCAGAGGTCACAAATACTTCGCCTCTTGA
- a CDS encoding ParA family protein: MDAPTYSPKQVAELLGLPLKSITPALKQDSYTGAEVWALREQHGRFPEPMGRRKQLFLNFKGGTGKTSLSTSYAWRLAELGYSVLIIDLDSQGHATKCLGYEGEDFDQTLLNVLVRKAPLSEVIQKTSLPNLDFVPSNLTMSTVDLALMPMAGREFKLRNALKEVEGRYDVIVFDAPPSFGLLNLNALMAANDLFVPVLADFLSFHGLKLLFETVQGLDEDLNHVLDHVFIVVNSFNATFRLAKEALEALQTHYPEFLLPTIIRQCTKFAQAASEGRPIFVADPGSKGATDIEALIQHVLPRLRAGATPGSGTDAKQAG; the protein is encoded by the coding sequence ATGGATGCGCCGACGTACAGTCCCAAGCAGGTCGCCGAGCTGCTCGGCCTGCCGCTGAAGTCCATCACTCCGGCGCTCAAGCAGGACAGCTACACGGGGGCCGAGGTGTGGGCGCTGCGCGAGCAGCACGGGCGCTTCCCGGAGCCCATGGGCCGCAGAAAGCAGCTCTTCCTCAACTTCAAGGGCGGCACGGGCAAGACGTCCCTGTCCACGTCCTACGCGTGGCGGCTGGCGGAGCTGGGCTACTCGGTGCTCATCATCGACCTGGACAGCCAGGGCCACGCCACCAAGTGCCTGGGCTACGAGGGCGAGGACTTCGACCAGACGCTGCTCAACGTCCTGGTGCGCAAGGCGCCCCTGTCCGAGGTCATCCAGAAGACGAGCCTGCCCAACCTGGACTTCGTGCCCTCCAACCTCACCATGTCCACGGTGGACCTGGCGCTCATGCCCATGGCGGGGCGCGAGTTCAAGCTGAGAAACGCCCTCAAGGAAGTGGAGGGCCGCTACGACGTCATCGTCTTCGACGCGCCGCCCTCCTTCGGCCTGCTCAACCTCAACGCCCTCATGGCGGCCAACGACCTGTTCGTCCCCGTGTTGGCCGACTTCCTGTCCTTTCACGGCCTCAAGCTGCTCTTCGAGACGGTGCAGGGCCTGGACGAGGACTTGAACCACGTGCTGGACCACGTGTTCATCGTGGTCAACTCCTTCAACGCCACCTTCCGGCTGGCCAAGGAGGCCCTGGAGGCGCTGCAGACGCACTACCCGGAGTTCCTGCTGCCCACCATCATCCGGCAGTGCACGAAGTTCGCCCAGGCCGCCAGCGAGGGCCGCCCCATCTTCGTGGCGGACCCCGGCTCCAAGGGGGCCACGGACATCGAGGCCCTCATCCAGCATGTGCTTCCGCGCTTGCGGGCGGGCGCGACACCCGGTAGCGGTACGGATGCGAAGCAGGCCGGTTGA